AAAACACACAGACATGCAGAATAGATGTGCAGAAAAAATTCTGcgtcatttaaaaatctctcaagaAACTTAAGAAAGCAGGTGTATATTAAGTaacataaatgaatataatccaCCTAGTGAATGACATGAAGTGGAGCAAAGAAAAGTCGCCAGTGCAGGTGTGTTCACAGCTGACAAACAGAAGGAAGGCTATTGTGATTCTAGGCTTCCAATGTGAAAATTGGTTCAATGACATGAATATATGACACAGGAGGGCATCAACTCACAACTCAGAACTCACTCCATTTTGTCTCCATTTGTCACTTGCACCTTCTACAAAAAGTTTCCTGCAGAATCCTATGTAGCTGTGTATTTGAAAGTCCTCAGCATGCAACTCCTatcacacagaggcacagactgGTTATATCCTCCGAATCCAAAAGacaccagtattttttttttttttcccaaagaaaacatctACTACAGAACTCCTGTCAGCAGAAGACATTTTCTTCCTATAAAAGATATGGTTTCATTTTCTATATCCTTCTgtgtttccattcttttccatatTGAGGTTtgtttaatgaggaaaaaaacctcATTCACTGAATTGCGGTTGCTATTGTCTTGCACAAAAAacgtttttgttttaaaaatcaatcatctATGATGATTCTCAGCAAGTCCACTGTACCTACTGTGGACTGCACATGGATTATACGCTCTTTCTGGTAGGCAAAAATATAGGATTtgtaaaatcatttcaaaatatgcaTGGCTATTTCCACTGATTTATATCTAACGGGGCCAAAGACATTAAGTATTAAAGAACTGCAAGGCATTCTACTGAGCACTGTCATGAAGGTAAATGTATTGAAATGCACATATGTCTGGAACTAGATGCTGTGCTATGGATACACAGTATTTACAAATGGAGCAAAGATGAATTCTAAAAATACAGCCTGAGAAATGTTTCCATATCAATTCCTAGGAGGATCAAAGCACTCACTTAGTAGCCAGCCCTCTTCATTATGGTAATGCTATAGTTTTAAGGATACCTAGGGTTTTAATCTGATTTACATGTAGAGGAGAATCTACGCACACACAATTGAGGGTTTCTTCTCAGGAAGAGTTGAAAGCCAGACCACAGGCATCCAAAGTGCTGAAGGTAAGTGTGGGCAGGGCTGCACCGTCCACTTGGCATCATTAGATCCATCAGAAGGCAAATCTGTCTATTCTAAGGCATGTGTTtggcatttttattctttcagacACTTCCAATGTTTCTGCATTTGGAAAAAATAGGCAAGACTAATTCCCCAGGCTATAAATCACTCTAATGCGGAGGGGAAATGTGTTAGCTAGTTGTATTACAAAGCCTTTACTTCATATTTAATAGGCACCTGCGATACCGGCATTATACAAAGCTCTCTACTTTGCAAATCTTTAAAACCCCACTTAATTTTCAGCACTGATTTCCTGCAATCTAAGAGCTTATGAAGGGTTCACTGTGTTCATACAGATCTATGCAAAATGTGCCAGAACTTCCCTGTCTGTGATGGCATTCATTTGGAGGTGAATCCCAAATTTCTATCACTGGCATGCTTATTTCCgaccaaaataaatattcttagaaTGAAAGCTGAAGATTAGGAGGACAAAAAAAGGAGGCAGAGTAACTAGCACTGGGAGAGATATATGCAAATATCAGCTCAATGACAATTCTTCATAGCATTTACAATTGAAGCTTAAAGACCCAAATACTCTGCAACCCATTAGTTTCTCAATATCCTGGAAGGGATTAGAGTATTTCTTAATCAACTGCTAACAGACTGAAAAAGGCCAGAGACTGGATATTCGCAGGCAGTGCAACACTAAAAGGCAGAGATGGTCAGATAGAAAGACAAGCGGTGGAGGAATGTTAAAATACACGATATTATACAAACATGGCAAATAGACCAAATTTCCATCTCCCTGCAGCccatataattaaaaaatctatataaattaaTGAGTGGTGAGGTTGTGGTAGACTCCTTTTAAGAAAAGGTAAGttaatttcacttgttttctCAAGGAATTCCGGAATAATGAGCGTAAAACGACTAGAAAGAATTAATCAAATATGCCTCAAAGACCATGCTTATATCTTCGCCACCCCCAGCAGTACAGGTGGCTCCAAGTCCATCATTTTAAAGTGTTATGTGCTGATGGCGCTGTAATCAATCAGACTGTTAAAGATCAGGGGAAATATTTTCACATGCCATTTAAATAATGGATATGTATGTAAAAACACATCCCTAATGAATGACTTCAAGTTTTGAATGCCTTAAAGTCATATTACGGCTTGGAACAGTCTACTAGTTCTGCTACCGTTCTTGTCTATAGGATACAAACTGTCTAGAGGACAAAAATATGAGTGAGAGATTAAATATGGGTTGTTTTCCCAGCTTGTTCCTGCCATCATTCTTCACTGTTAAGGAAGGGTAGTTGTTTTACTTAGGAATTTCCATTTTAATCAATCTTGGcttagggaaaaaagaatataaatcaaaaccaaaatgtcaATCATAGTAATATGTCTTTCTTGTTCTATGTTTCTGATGACTGACAGCCCAATAGGTTTGTATCAAACAAAGGTAAAAAGCATGTGTTCCTTTCCAAATGAAATGTTTGACAGATTGAACAGCTATCTGAAATAACTGATGAAATCTTAAATAGCAGAGTCTTTACATGAGAGATCTCCTTTCTACATTCAGATTTTCCTCTGTGATCTGATGCAGATTTGAGGGATCCTAACTTACAAAGAATTTATCACTTTAGCATCATTAGTTATTGAACTACTCTGCCTCCAGATACTGAAGACTTCAGAGTAAGCCCCTTGCTGATTTGCATTCTCAAATTCTCACTAACATCTGTCCTGTGATTAGAGtcatagttaaaaaacaaaacaaaacaacaacaacaacaacaacaacaacaacaacaaaaaaaacacgcAAACTTTAGGGCCCTGgtatataaaattctggaaaagataTTAAACATCAAATCAGCTTTCAAAAAAgccaaactttaaaaatccatgttaACTAATTCTTAGTTTCCAACTACCTCGACTATATAAGATATTAACTGGTTTGTTAAtattagcaggagaaaaaaaaatattagcaggAGACTAGTTTGAATAGAGGATATCCATCAAGAAAACACCTCTGTgtttagaatttagaattctcTAAATTCAGAGAACGCTTACCACAGGGATTTTAAGTGAAAGTGGTAAATAATCCATCaaactcagttttgttttggtCTGTAACAGTATGCAAGCTAAGAGTTCGACTCTGCCACAGCCAAACTGAGAAAGTACTGAAAAAGAGAAGGATAGTTGACATGGCCCTCGATCCTATGAACACTTGATCTGCTACCTCTGGACCAATATGACCACTGTAGTTTTTAGCATTTGGGGGATTTCTGCATTCCTACCTAACCAAAacacaatcagaaataaaaaaaaaatctgaataacaaaataaaactgtggaAACAGAGcttctgagaaaataatttacagGTCTCATTTTCATACCTCAGTACTGTCATGTAatctaataggaaaaataattctgagGCCAATTTTGGGGGGCATAGTTTACACACATCTCATGTATGtcaacatgaaaaatgaaagttcAAGAGTCAAACTAATTCACAATTAGTTATAAGGAAATGTGATTTTAGGTTTGAGGTTTTTCATTAAAtccaaattctattttattatttcacatatatttcaaTTTGTGCTATTACGAGAAGATGCATTATagcttgaaatatttaataagactATGTATATACCATAAGAATATAACACATTATTACAAGTACAATACTTGCAAAGTAATTTTAATGATGCTAACGCCTGTTCTGTGACACCATAAGGATGACTCATTTGAAATTAAAGGAACATCAGTTTAGTGTtcctatatttagaaataattgcaAAATTTAGTAGGTAATATTTTAactacagaaattattttctctatgttAACACATATTCAGTAATCAGAAGACACATCTATGCTTAATATGAtggcaacttttatttttactctctttAAGGTTATTAGCAATGAATACTAAAATTACACCTTGAATTTTATAACTTAGCTgtatcaatttgaaaaaaaaaaaaaatcaagtatttgtCCCACAAACCCAAGAAGAAAGGTGGCCAGTTTGAATAGATGGGCCATCCTCATTTCAAATTCCTGAATCAGTCCAAGGGGTCTGGGTATCCTTTGCCTCATAACTGACTTCATGATCACAGGGCACTTAGCCAAAGGGAAggagtagaaataaaaatcacaactgacagcactttaaatataactTGCTTTGGGGGGGAGCAATTTTTCTCCACATGCCACTGTGTTCAACTGTCATGATACACTGCAAAATTTAGTAAAGTAACTCCCAAGTTTTTTACTAGCCTCACATTAGTTAAGATTTGCTCCCTTCACTTTCAATTGCATTTTTTCACTCTTCTAAATAGCAATTCTATGACTGTCTTGAGCCTTTTACATGACATAGCATTTTAGTGGCTGTAGTGGGATTactcaaaaatgaaaagtaatcatAAATATAGCATAGTATCTCTAAATGATTGGGAATAGGAGCAACTCCCTTTACACAGCacaagtatatgtatatacttgaGTATAGCATGCATACACGTTTTCAATGTACAATTTCTTCAATATATACACAGATGTATATAGGAGCCAATACTCTCAGTTGAGAACAGTGAAAGTCAGGATGTTTAAACTCTAAAATAAgcatttcatttagaaaattaaacatgACTGTTTACCCAGAACCAAACTCTAGTACAACACTCACAGATTGTGTTATTACTGGAAGAAGTTGTCAAATGTAAATAGgtcacttaaaaaacaacaacaacaacaacaacaacaaacattttcaTTCATACCCCCACAAAAAACCACACTGGGGCCAAGAAAATTAATTCCCCAAATGCTGTCAACCGGATTGGGAAATAGCAATAAACAGCTTACTGTAAAGCCCCTCCAGCTACAATAAAACAGCTGTCAATAAGTGAGCCGAGAGCTGGACTGTACACAAACAGGTACTCTGGAAATGATCATCTGATAGGGAAGGGAGCTGAGGTTTCTGATTCCAATATGCtgaggcagtggttctcaaagtatggtccctgGGCTAGTAGCATCCACATGGCCTAGGATCTTGTCAGCAGTGTAGATTTTCAGTGCCACTGGGGGTTTAACCCAATGGCGCTGACTCAGAACCTCTGGGAGTGGGGTCCAACAACCCGTGTTTTAAGAAACCCTCCACGTGATTCTGAGACACTTTAACATGTGAAAACTTAATGTCATACATTACAAAAATCATATCCATTAAGAATATATTTCCCTTTTAGTAAAATACACCAATGAGCTTTATCACTGAAAGCCTTACCAGAATTAATTATGTTGTCATCCTCTTAATCCTGTAAGAGTGAACTTTGCTTATTTgtgaataaatatcaaaatatgatcttgctttttttttttttttttaaagggacattTCACTCAATCTGTGAATGCTAAGGGTACTTCCAAAAATTCATGTGAAACAACTGGTAGAAAATCCAGTGACATATTTGCTATATTCGAGGAAAATGAAAGCTTAGTGAAACAAAGTGGGTGAGGAGTGTGGTTTACAACGTTCTTTGCGGGGTCACACAAGGCAAAACAGCAGGtgaatagaagacaaaataagaacCAATGCACTATAAGCAAACTCATGGTTCAAGAGTCAGACTTCATGTTTTCATTGTACAGACAATACaaattaatgatatttaaatttgGTAAAGCTTTACTCAAGAGTCTTATATTTTATTCACACATCACCTAGCACCATTAAGTGAAAAAGTATTCCTCTTAACAGCACTGTGCCCACTCAACTAAAAATCTTCACagattatatgtttataaattccTTTGAAAGCTTTTTTGTTGTAATAAACcctactttttcaaaattgtgtaGCTTCGGGAGCACATTTTTGTATAAAAGCCACGAGTGGAAGTGAAGGagctaaaaaaagaatttttattttagcttaacTAGAACATCTTCAGATAACGCTCATGTGgttcagttaaaaaaagaaaactaaaaggataGTATATAATTTGTGTTCCTCATTCATAGAAAATATGCCTCTTTTATACTTAAATTGTACTTATTGCTATCACCATCACTTCTCCTTACTTCCAAAATTCCTTTTCTCTAACATggcactttttctttctcagcatGAAAACTTCTAAAAGGTATAAGCAAAGCCATTTCAATAGCTCTTTATCATAATAGTGAATTATAGCTATGTCTGAACATCAAAGTGCCTACAATGAGAACTGCACAGTGACACATGGTCTCAAGGAATGTCTAAAACGCACTTTAGTTCCAGTTAGAGAATTAGTCAGCATCCTATTTTAAAGATTACATCATACAAATACTCTTATGACTAAGCCTCAACAAAATATCTTTTCCATAATTTGCTGAAATGCACTTAACATTTATGTCACTGTACTGCATATAGTTTCAACTTTTGCGAAGTCAGAAAAAGTGGGCCTGTACGTCAATGCTAACACACACCACATttacatgaaaagaaagagatgTCGGAAGAATGTCAGTATATCCTTTCGGAAGACAAATTTCAGATTTTATGTGAAAAGTTTAAATCATGTTCGCTTTTCTTAAGATTCTATGCAAATCAAATCATAAAATATCAGTGTATTGTGAGTGACCTTCACATTACaggtaaatttaaaaagccattttctttcttttcattaacagcaaattcatatttaaatccaCTTAGCTTCATATTACTCAACATGATTATCTATTTACCAACTTTTATAAACCTTTACTAAGCTCGgaaatttcctaaattttaaaacaccatCCTTTCTTGAAAAGCTGAggaatttaacataaaaatacatctttCCAACTACAACTTCTATCGAATAATCTCACATTCTCCTCTAGAGTTTCTATTCAGACttatttaaattcctttcatTCTGCGCACTCTAGCCCTAagtatatgtacttttaaaatgctCTAGGTATCTAAtaatcttttactttaaaaaatagaaattttagtcGAGTAATCACAGGCATTATGCTTAGTGTTCTGGGAATATCTATGTGATCCactgtcaaaattatttttataagtatctATTGCCACAAAACCTTAAAGTCACTCCAGAGCAATAAACATTAAGATGGTAGGTAGGAGGGAAATAGAGTTTCAATAAAACATTCTACCTCCCGCTACCCCCCCAacataagaaaggaaaaactctCAAGTTTTCAAATACCAATCAACAACTGTCAAAACTACTCTGCAAATTTATTTTGCTTGACTTGGTTTTCTGAAATCTACATGTTCCTTATTTCTAACAAATTCAGATGGGCCATCACCATAGGTGGACTCAATACCAACAACAAGGATAGAACTTGGGTTATGAAATCCTAGAAAGTTGGTGTGATGAGAGCTAATCGCAAAAGAGCAAGCAAATGAATTTAAATGCTAGTTGCTCCAGAGCAACTATCATTAAATAAAAGGTATCTTTGGTTGTAGTACCAGCTTGAtccttccctccccgccccccccttccTTGCTACTGCGGGATTGGCACCTGGCCAGCACAAGCGACATGATACCCTAGTGCCATCTACAGGCTATTACTGACACTCAAATTTCATGGCAATAGACAAGCACcagtgaaataaattagacagCGCtgcatttaaatctttattaacAAGGAATTATTAGACCTAAGAAAAACTAATTCTGGATTTGGTTGAAATATGAGTTTCTCAGCCTCTTAATCCCTCTTCATATGGCATATTTCACAGTTTAAAATGAGTTATGACAGATCACTTATGCATTACTAAGATGGGAGAATATTTACAATGGATTCattcttttctatataaattgGTTATATCAGGGAGAAAgcattccttctatttttttttttcttgaaagagtaATTTGGCCATTATGGACAATTTGCCAACCTTTCTAGTCAATACCCGATTTGCTGTATTACAATGAAATCATCTGAAATCAAAGAGAAGGCTTCCTATATGGCTTCGTTGCAATCTATCGACAATCATGTGCTTCACAGCTGATGTACATTTAATAATCTACTATCTTGtttagagactaaaaaaaaattaacccctTTAGCAACCACAGCTCCAAAATAATTACAGTCAGACCTTCAAACGTCATTTAAAACTTGGGATTTGAAGGTGACTCTTTAGATCAAAAGGTAACGTGAAAATCTTGAAGCAGTCAATTTGGAAACCCCCGGAGCAGAATTTGGCATATCAGGACAGGTTTTCTTCTTCAGCAAACATTATCTTGGGACATTTTTGGAATTACTTCCTCTTTTCATCTTTTGCCATTTGAAGGAAACTGGGAGGTTAAATAATTCTCAGAACTCAGAAATTTCAAAGCTGTTCTAAAAATTCTTGACTGAGCCCCAGAGGAACAGAAAAGGGGTcaagttttttttccctctttataaCTAAGCTAAAGTTAGACCAAAACAACAGACACACTGGCACGTTAATACTGGTTGACTGGGCACTTGTATGCAGTACTTATAGACCAGTAAAAGTGCTCGTTTACCTGTCTGGTGTGTAAGGGGCCCTTTGTCTTGAAGCCTCCTTGGGAACTGCACTCTGAGGCACTGAAGTGATCTGAACTAGTGGAAGAGCGTTTGGAAAGGGTGTCACAACCCCCGACAAAGGTGTTGTCCAACGGGAGCTCCTGAATCACATGATGCTTTTTCACAGAAACTGGAGTGTCTGGTTTAAGATGAAAAGCAGGCTGTGGAGAAGCAGATTTGTAGTGCTTGGCCAGGTCAGGGCTGTTAGGCTTGAAGGTTGTTGGAGGGGCCGGGCCCCAGTCAAATCTTCCTATACTTTGCTCCTCCAGCTCAGCCGGCAGGCTTATTGTCCCATTGATAGGTTCGTGAACTGCATCATCAGGTTTGGACTCTTCGATTGTAACAAAGTTCAAAAGAGAGCTCTTGggagactttcttttcttccttttctttttcttgttttgtttgttctcctGGTTTGGGGACATCCATTCAGCACCTTGCTTGCTCCTCTGAGCTGCTTTGAACCTTGACGCATGGCGACAGCGCACCAGGACGGTCACGAAGATCACGACTATGACCACCATGGCGCCTGCGACGATGGCGATCATGATGGTGAGATAGTCCTCATTTTGATAGGGTTGGCTACTGTCCCCTATGTTCCTGTCCAGTGGGGTCTCCATAGTCCTGCGAATCAAGTCATAGATATAGGAGGCATTCCCAGCAGTGTCATTAACGTAAAGAAAAACAAGCACGAGTGTGTGCAAAGACTTAGGGTATCCCAGGTCACTTATGTTGACCACCAAACGGTGCAAGCCCACATCAGTGGGTGCCGGTTTTTCTTCCAGGGTGATGTTACCTGTTACTGGATCGATCCGAAACAAGCCTTTGTTGTTCCCACTCACAATCGTGTACTTAAGTTCGGCGTTCATCCCAGTGTCGATGTCCACCGCAAAAACTTCTGCTACCACAGAGCCAGGAATGGCTGAGAGGGGCACCAACTTAAAAGAAGTGTTGGAAGGTGGAGAAATGACAACTGGGCTATTGTCATTGACATCCATGACATTGATGGTTACTTTTGCAGTAGAAGAGCGGGGCGGTTGTCCTCCATCAGTGGCTTTGACATCAAAAGTGTAGGAACTCTGCTGCTCTCTATCAAACGAGACATTTGACTTTATGACTCCAGAATAGGGATCCAACACAAAATTATCattgtcattcagaatggaaagagtCACAGCTTTATTCTCTCCAGCATCTGCATCTGTCACTGTGATTACCCCCACAGTACTATACTTTGGCAGATTCTCAGacacaaaaaattgaaaatgattaTGAGTAAACTTGGGGCTATTGTCATTCTCATCCAGAACAGTAACTATCACAGCCGCTTGGCTTTGGAGGGGAGGGGTCCCATTGTCCCTGGCAGTTACTGTAAAAATGAACCGTTCTTGTTCTTCTCTGTCAAAGACTCTGGAGGCTGTCAAAACTCCTGTCTTTCGGTCCAGATCAAAGAAGGAGGCATTCGGTCCAAGCTGATAAACAATGTCCGCATTTTTCCCACTGTCTTCATCTGTGGCACTAATAGTTGTTAAGTATAACCCACGTCGGTTGTTTTCAGAAACTGACAGCTCAATTACAGGCTGGTTGAAAATTGGTGGGTTGTCATTTTCGTCCTCAAGCTTAACCCTTACCAGGGCAGTCTGATTTAAACTGGGCTTCCCAGAATCAGAGGCAACAATTTTAAAGCTGAATTCTTTGGTGCCCTCATAGTCCAACAAAGAGGAGGTCTCTAACAAATACTGGTTGTCGTATACTGCCTTCAAATGAAATGGGACCTCTCTTTCAATAAAACAGATCACTTTGCCATTCACATCTGTGTCCTTATCTGAAACTGTAATGAGGGCAATCTTTGTATTGACAGgatctttctcagataaatacacCGTGCCATTGATGGGACTTATAATGTACCTGAGGTCTATGTTAGGAGGGTTATCATTTACATCAGTGACATTGATGGTAACCGTTGCTCGAGCGGGTGTGGAGCTGCCATCACTAGCCAGCACTGTCACTTTGTGAATGGCCGTCTCCTCTCGATCTAAGGACCTCTGAACTGTAATCAGCCCAGTAGTATTATTTAAAGCAAAGAGTCTTTTGGTTGCAGGGGCGACCTGGGCACCAAAAATGTATCGGATTTCAGCATTACTGCCTATATCTGCATCAGTGGCGTGGAGCTGAATCACAGAGGTGCCTACAGGAGCATTCTCTGGGATATGCACCTCCACTTGACCCTCTTTAAACACTGGCCTGTTGTCATTTACATCACTTACTGTGACCTGCAGTATGGCCGTGCTGGATTTCTGTGGAGTGCCTCCATCCTCTACTTTGATTTTCATCACATAGGTATCTTTCTGTTCTCTGTCCAAGTTTTGCTGAACAATCAATTGTGGCCACTTCTCTCCCTCCGGAGTTTCCACGATATCCAGTCCAAAAACACTCTGCCCATTTAACAATTCATAATGCTGTACACCATTGAAGCCTGTGTCAGGATCTGTTGCTGATGGAATTGGAAAGCGGCTGTTGATCAAAGTGTTTTCTGGAATGGAAATATTGATGACAGGAGATGGAAACATGGGGGCATTATCATTGGTATCcttgacaattatttttattttgatcagcCTGAAGAAATCATTGGGGAGGATCACTACCTCAAGTTCAAAGAAACACTCATTCTCCTCAGCATAAGAGGCTCCAGCACAGAGTTTTTCTCTGTCTATTCTGTTGGAGGTTGTGAAAATTTCCCCAGTGCTACTGGACACTTTCACCAGAGGGGCATCCCCAGCTTTAGAAACCAGTCTGTAGACAAGGCTGGCACTGGTCCCTGTGGCAGCGTTGATGTGAGAAATGTTCAGATCCTTTGGTATGTTTCCTATGGGCACATTTTCAGGCAATTCCTCTCTAATAGTGTAAATAAGTTCTTGAGCTATTGCGGAATCCAGCCTTAAACAGGCAATCAGAGCAGCCAACAGGTAAAAATCCCTCAGGTCCatgataatgtatttattttcttttcctggattTTAGGGTTTAAAGGTTTCCACTGAGGAATGATGCACGGACTGCAAGAGGAAGCGTGCATGGACTGGAGGATGCATTACATCTCATCGCTTATTTGGAGACAGCCACTGTCAACACAATCGTATAGACAATATTATTCTTCAGTAAACAAAAACACACAGTCATGAAATATCACAACACATTTTCCACTGCACATTAGTAAACATGGCAGTTTGCTCTGCCACTGTTTGCAAGTTAACTCTGTGGATGAAAACACTAAATATCCACTGCTTGTTGCATTTGCCCAGAGAAGATGAGATTAATCTACTTCTGAATTAAGGACAGCTGCTATTTTTACCTGTATTCACCCACACTGTTTTTCAGGACACTGTTTAATTCAAAACATGCATTCTTgttctcttcttcccctccccctgtctTACCCGCCTCCTGGCTCCTAATCCACCTCCCTTAGTTTTTTTAGGTACAAGTGAAAAACACTAAGTATTTAGCTATGGTTCCTGCTAATTGCTTTGTCACATGTCAAATGtgatgttttcttctctgttacaCTGAGTCATCTCTTCCTTctaaaaagactatcttttttctcTGCCCCCAGTTCCTCAACTGCCTTCTAATCCCATCTTACTGGGAAACAAGCATCCGGACATGCTGCTGCAGCATCAGAAGCAATAGTCACCGGCCACTACATATCCTCATTGCCTAAAAGCACAATTACCAAGACTTCAAATCTCCTGCCCAGACCTTGCTCTCATTTCTCCATATTGCCAAATTCTCCCCATTTGGATTAAGAAACACacgaaacttttaaaaatgtataatacagGATTCCTTATCCTAGATGTGGAAGAGAGTGTTGAGATGTAAGTGAAACGCAGCTAACATTTCCATGTAACAGCACAATATTTTCTACTGAGCGTAAaagacagggggaaaaaaaatgcagtttcttaACCCTGATCCCCGGTTATAATATTAGTAACATCTGCCACACGTAAATACTGCAACCCACTAAACGCAGGTAAAAAGGCTTCTGCTTAGATGCTCCCCTAACTGCAATCTAGATGGGTGCAAGCCTCCAGGCAGCTACCTACTTGAGTAGAACCGGTCAGTTCCCAGGCTCTAATCTTATCTGCATTAGGCTGCACGGTAGCTGATG
This DNA window, taken from Canis lupus familiaris isolate Mischka breed German Shepherd chromosome 22, alternate assembly UU_Cfam_GSD_1.0, whole genome shotgun sequence, encodes the following:
- the PCDH9 gene encoding protocadherin-9 isoform X3, producing the protein MDLRDFYLLAALIACLRLDSAIAQELIYTIREELPENVPIGNIPKDLNISHINAATGTSASLVYRLVSKAGDAPLVKVSSSTGEIFTTSNRIDREKLCAGASYAEENECFFELEVVILPNDFFRLIKIKIIVKDTNDNAPMFPSPVINISIPENTLINSRFPIPSATDPDTGFNGVQHYELLNGQSVFGLDIVETPEGEKWPQLIVQQNLDREQKDTYVMKIKVEDGGTPQKSSTAILQVTVSDVNDNRPVFKEGQVEVHIPENAPVGTSVIQLHATDADIGSNAEIRYIFGAQVAPATKRLFALNNTTGLITVQRSLDREETAIHKVTVLASDGSSTPARATVTINVTDVNDNPPNIDLRYIISPINGTVYLSEKDPVNTKIALITVSDKDTDVNGKVICFIEREVPFHLKAVYDNQYLLETSSLLDYEGTKEFSFKIVASDSGKPSLNQTALVRVKLEDENDNPPIFNQPVIELSVSENNRRGLYLTTISATDEDSGKNADIVYQLGPNASFFDLDRKTGVLTASRVFDREEQERFIFTVTARDNGTPPLQSQAAVIVTVLDENDNSPKFTHNHFQFFVSENLPKYSTVGVITVTDADAGENKAVTLSILNDNDNFVLDPYSGVIKSNVSFDREQQSSYTFDVKATDGGQPPRSSTAKVTINVMDVNDNSPVVISPPSNTSFKLVPLSAIPGSVVAEVFAVDIDTGMNAELKYTIVSGNNKGLFRIDPVTGNITLEEKPAPTDVGLHRLVVNISDLGYPKSLHTLVLVFLYVNDTAGNASYIYDLIRRTMETPLDRNIGDSSQPYQNEDYLTIMIAIVAGAMVVIVVIFVTVLVRCRHASRFKAAQRSKQGAEWMSPNQENKQNKKKKRKKRKSPKSSLLNFVTIEESKPDDAVHEPINGTISLPAELEEQSIGRFDWGPAPPTTFKPNSPDLAKHYKSASPQPAFHLKPDTPVSVKKHHVIQELPLDNTFVGGCDTLSKRSSTSSDHFSASECSSQGGFKTKGPLHTRQCNSHSKSDNIPVTPQKCPSSAGFHIQENEESHYEPQDEFYDQASPDKRTEADGNSDPNSDGPLGPRGLAEATEMCTQECLVLGHSDNCWMPPGLGPYQHPKSPLSTFAPQKEWVKKDKLVNGHTLTRAWKEDSNRNQFNDRKQYGSNEGHFNNGSHMTDIPLANLKSYKQAGGTIESPKEHQL
- the PCDH9 gene encoding protocadherin-9 isoform X4 — encoded protein: MDLRDFYLLAALIACLRLDSAIAQELIYTIREELPENVPIGNIPKDLNISHINAATGTSASLVYRLVSKAGDAPLVKVSSSTGEIFTTSNRIDREKLCAGASYAEENECFFELEVVILPNDFFRLIKIKIIVKDTNDNAPMFPSPVINISIPENTLINSRFPIPSATDPDTGFNGVQHYELLNGQSVFGLDIVETPEGEKWPQLIVQQNLDREQKDTYVMKIKVEDGGTPQKSSTAILQVTVSDVNDNRPVFKEGQVEVHIPENAPVGTSVIQLHATDADIGSNAEIRYIFGAQVAPATKRLFALNNTTGLITVQRSLDREETAIHKVTVLASDGSSTPARATVTINVTDVNDNPPNIDLRYIISPINGTVYLSEKDPVNTKIALITVSDKDTDVNGKVICFIEREVPFHLKAVYDNQYLLETSSLLDYEGTKEFSFKIVASDSGKPSLNQTALVRVKLEDENDNPPIFNQPVIELSVSENNRRGLYLTTISATDEDSGKNADIVYQLGPNASFFDLDRKTGVLTASRVFDREEQERFIFTVTARDNGTPPLQSQAAVIVTVLDENDNSPKFTHNHFQFFVSENLPKYSTVGVITVTDADAGENKAVTLSILNDNDNFVLDPYSGVIKSNVSFDREQQSSYTFDVKATDGGQPPRSSTAKVTINVMDVNDNSPVVISPPSNTSFKLVPLSAIPGSVVAEVFAVDIDTGMNAELKYTIVSGNNKGLFRIDPVTGNITLEEKPAPTDVGLHRLVVNISDLGYPKSLHTLVLVFLYVNDTAGNASYIYDLIRRTMETPLDRNIGDSSQPYQNEDYLTIMIAIVAGAMVVIVVIFVTVLVRCRHASRFKAAQRSKQGAEWMSPNQENKQNKKKKRKKRKSPKSSLLNFVTIEESKPDDAVHEPINGTISLPAELEEQSIGRFDWGPAPPTTFKPNSPDLAKHYKSASPQPAFHLKPDTPVSVKKHHVIQELPLDNTFVGGCDTLSKRSSTSSDHFSASECSSQGGFKTKGPLHTRQPQDEFYDQASPDKRTEADGNSDPNSDGPLGPRGLAEATEMCTQECLVLGHSDNCWMPPGLGPYQHPKSPLSTFAPQKEWVKKDKLVNGHTLTRAWKEDSNRNQFNDRKQYGSNEGHFNNGSHMTDIPLANLKSYKQAGGTIESPKEHQL